Proteins co-encoded in one Flavobacterium fluviale genomic window:
- a CDS encoding M20/M25/M40 family metallo-hydrolase: MKSVRTSKYNFLKIGILFFYLHLNAQNAATFYKHDKYLSSDKLEGRFPGTEGNNKAAAYIQKYFKKYGLQEFNNSYYQPFKVFVKGGINKMKSDSAATQNVLGFIEGSDPVLKNEYIVIGAHYDHWGWGGPGSGSKKKEAFAIHNGADDNASGVSALLCILEEISKQKSKPKRSIIFISFSGEEEGLLGSKYFVTHLPVPKESVKVMLNMDMVGRLNEKKELYMGGAGTFPNGVELMQKLQQNSGLNPVIHAGDVGGSDHVSFYKESISAVGFHTGGHPQYHTPEDDIDLINSDGGALVSKYIYNALTEIANYKEALFFMKQN, from the coding sequence ATGAAATCAGTAAGAACTTCAAAATACAATTTCTTAAAAATAGGAATATTATTTTTCTATTTACATCTTAATGCTCAAAACGCTGCAACTTTTTATAAGCATGATAAATATTTGTCATCAGATAAATTGGAAGGCCGTTTTCCGGGTACAGAAGGAAATAACAAAGCAGCAGCTTATATTCAGAAGTATTTTAAAAAATATGGTTTACAAGAATTCAATAATTCTTATTATCAGCCTTTTAAAGTTTTTGTAAAAGGAGGCATCAATAAGATGAAATCAGATAGTGCTGCAACTCAAAATGTTTTGGGTTTTATCGAAGGATCTGATCCGGTTTTAAAAAACGAATATATTGTAATAGGAGCACATTACGATCATTGGGGCTGGGGCGGACCAGGTTCTGGAAGTAAAAAGAAAGAAGCGTTTGCCATTCATAACGGTGCAGATGATAATGCTTCTGGTGTCTCGGCACTGCTTTGCATTTTAGAAGAAATTTCAAAACAAAAAAGCAAACCCAAAAGAAGCATCATTTTTATTTCGTTCAGCGGAGAAGAAGAAGGATTATTAGGCTCTAAATACTTCGTAACCCATCTTCCAGTTCCAAAAGAATCCGTAAAAGTTATGCTGAATATGGATATGGTTGGAAGATTAAATGAAAAAAAAGAGCTTTATATGGGCGGTGCTGGAACTTTTCCAAATGGAGTAGAACTGATGCAAAAACTGCAGCAAAATTCAGGATTAAATCCAGTTATTCACGCAGGAGATGTTGGCGGTTCTGATCATGTTTCTTTTTATAAAGAATCTATTTCGGCTGTTGGTTTTCATACCGGCGGACATCCGCAGTATCACACACCAGAAGATGATATCGACCTCATTAATTCTGATGGGGGAGCTTTGGTTTCAAAATATATTTATAATGCCTTAACAGAAATTGCCAATTACAAAGAAGCTTTGTTTTTTATGAAACAGAATTAA
- a CDS encoding sialidase family protein, which translates to MILKKKYITAALLMVSVFSNSVKAQIKAVNIESSYIADPPVTANSHASTLVEYKPNEIMAAWFGGKYEGAKDVGIYISDYKDKKWSTPKELIQPLIKNGDTLACWNPVLFKSKSQNLYLFYKVGKNPREWFGAMIVSKDNGTTWGEPKYLPEGFYGPIRNKPIETTPGLILCGSSTESVDKDEWRIHVETYSEADDSWKKIEVENNKQLNVIQPTFLIHSESDIGMLSRSKHNRVVASWSGDNGKSWIRTNTINVVNSNSGIDALTVNKNLFLLVNNPLPQGKDWFNGRNILDVEYSTDGLNWRKLFDLENQQKGEFSYPAIIQTTDKKVHVLYTYDRKYIKHTSFNLQ; encoded by the coding sequence ATGATTTTAAAAAAGAAATATATTACAGCTGCATTATTGATGGTAAGTGTTTTTTCCAATTCAGTAAAAGCACAAATTAAAGCTGTGAATATTGAAAGCAGTTATATTGCAGATCCGCCTGTTACAGCCAACAGCCACGCATCGACATTGGTTGAATATAAACCAAATGAGATTATGGCAGCTTGGTTTGGAGGCAAATACGAAGGCGCAAAAGATGTCGGAATTTATATTTCTGATTATAAAGATAAAAAATGGTCAACGCCAAAAGAGCTTATTCAGCCATTAATCAAAAACGGAGATACGCTTGCTTGTTGGAATCCGGTGTTGTTTAAAAGCAAAAGCCAGAATTTGTATTTGTTTTACAAAGTCGGAAAAAATCCAAGAGAATGGTTTGGCGCTATGATTGTTTCAAAAGATAATGGAACAACGTGGGGCGAACCAAAATATCTTCCAGAAGGATTTTACGGACCAATTCGAAACAAACCAATCGAAACTACGCCGGGCTTAATTCTCTGTGGCAGCAGTACAGAAAGTGTTGATAAAGACGAATGGAGAATTCATGTAGAAACCTACTCAGAAGCTGACGATTCTTGGAAAAAAATTGAAGTTGAAAATAATAAACAATTAAATGTCATTCAGCCTACATTTTTAATTCATAGTGAAAGTGATATTGGGATGTTGTCCCGCAGCAAACACAATAGAGTAGTTGCGAGCTGGTCTGGAGATAACGGAAAAAGCTGGATAAGAACCAATACGATTAATGTGGTGAATTCAAATTCGGGAATAGATGCTTTAACCGTAAATAAAAATCTTTTTTTATTGGTGAATAATCCACTGCCACAGGGAAAAGACTGGTTTAACGGCCGCAATATTTTAGACGTTGAATATTCTACAGATGGTTTGAACTGGAGAAAGTTATTTGATTTGGAAAATCAGCAAAAAGGAGAATTTAGTTATCCGGCAATCATTCAAACCACAGATAAAAAAGTTCACGTTTTGTATACGTACGACAGAAAGTATATTAAACACACCTCTTTTAATCTGCAGTAA